In bacterium, one genomic interval encodes:
- a CDS encoding GGDEF domain-containing protein — protein sequence MMRSLIVDLNQLRDGLTDWRLLRVSGSEFLSAELLAAEPGRCQELSLDGFASTRIIHSLAEDVVVIVEPEPLAPALCAVHGERFTVGYTTYKGAARVLPQLAELRDPVGPRSAGPLSAALDNLALLWDRRCHARALECVQSEPRLDREGPDYFDAIETRLRNFFSPDHIEIAPLTASIYWPDRPDGWSWIYASRPEYQWPVPLAPDYESTLLGRGTAEHVTRLDEQVLSLPPFDASGGLRSGIFIPLSFRGQRYGVVKLILARPAVASVSELAVLPTLQYGLSLIFDRTAQHLRTQRMAMVDGLTNLFNHRFFLTQLRTEFQRSLRYGGVMTLLMIDVDGFKNYNDTYGHQSGNRVLAWVAAQIRRTVRDIDVVARYGGEEFALILPEVKAEQGLIVAEKIRKVVSSTDIMSDAGERLAPITISVGVTDSTGCKSPEDMIDRADRALYWVKRNGRNLVRLATLD from the coding sequence ATGATGCGTTCCCTGATTGTTGATCTCAATCAATTGCGCGACGGTTTAACCGACTGGCGCCTGCTCCGTGTCTCGGGCAGCGAGTTTCTATCGGCGGAACTTCTGGCGGCCGAACCAGGGCGCTGTCAAGAGCTATCACTGGATGGCTTCGCCAGCACGAGAATAATTCATTCACTCGCCGAAGACGTCGTGGTGATCGTCGAACCTGAGCCGCTGGCTCCGGCGCTGTGCGCGGTTCACGGCGAGCGTTTTACGGTCGGGTATACGACATATAAAGGGGCGGCTCGCGTCCTGCCGCAGCTCGCAGAGCTGCGCGACCCTGTGGGCCCTCGGTCAGCCGGTCCGCTGAGCGCTGCGCTCGATAACTTGGCGTTGCTCTGGGACCGCCGATGTCACGCGCGGGCGCTCGAATGCGTGCAAAGCGAGCCACGGCTTGATCGCGAAGGCCCGGATTATTTTGATGCGATCGAGACGCGCCTGCGCAATTTCTTCTCGCCGGACCACATTGAGATCGCTCCTCTCACGGCATCAATCTACTGGCCTGATCGTCCTGACGGCTGGTCGTGGATCTACGCGTCACGCCCCGAGTATCAATGGCCCGTGCCGCTGGCTCCCGACTACGAGAGCACTCTGTTGGGCCGGGGTACCGCGGAACACGTGACTCGTTTGGACGAGCAGGTTCTGTCGTTGCCACCGTTCGACGCCAGCGGTGGATTGCGCAGCGGAATTTTCATTCCGTTGTCGTTTCGCGGTCAGCGCTATGGCGTAGTCAAGTTGATTCTCGCGCGTCCCGCAGTGGCGTCGGTCTCGGAACTGGCGGTGCTGCCGACGCTGCAATACGGCCTATCGCTCATATTCGATCGCACCGCGCAGCATTTGCGTACGCAGCGGATGGCCATGGTGGATGGGCTGACGAATCTGTTCAACCATCGCTTTTTCCTGACGCAGCTGCGCACTGAATTCCAGCGGTCGCTGCGATATGGCGGCGTGATGACCCTGCTGATGATTGACGTGGACGGTTTCAAGAATTACAACGACACCTATGGACACCAGTCCGGAAACCGCGTGCTCGCTTGGGTCGCGGCACAGATTCGTCGGACGGTCCGCGACATTGACGTTGTGGCGCGTTATGGCGGTGAGGAATTCGCGTTGATATTGCCGGAAGTGAAAGCGGAACAGGGACTGATTGTCGCCGAGAAGATTCGAAAAGTCGTTTCATCCACGGACATTATGTCGGACGCGGGCGAACGGCTTGCGCCGATCACGATTTCAGTAGGCGTGACCGACAGCACGGGCTGCAAGAGTCCGGAGGACATGATTGACCGCGCCGACAGGGCGCTGTACTGGGTCAAACGCAACGGCCGCAATTTGGTCAGACTGGCGACGCTCGACTAA
- a CDS encoding glycogen synthase, with protein sequence MNGPALRILHVASEVAPFSKSGGLADVCASLPEALALHGHENVVISPHYGSLRGLAPHPTTLRATLVLNHRAFEIEYVEQRDTVRNLRLVFVRCDEIYSRSGYYYDPLTNRDYDDNDVRFAVLACAALHWCRLTDWQPHIVHGHDWQTGTLPLFMRSPRFESYFDSSRFVLTIHNMAFQGRFHPGSRVWVDHAEDRAGPGGAAEFLGTFSYLKLAIDLADAINTVSPTYAHELRTVEHMGFGLGALLHSRHMHFSGILNGIDTHVWNPETDELLAARYTSTTLAQRNRNKRALCERFSLPYEQTMPLVGMVSRISDQKGFGIVLPVIGELISGPAQIVILGNGDPEFERQLRAAEYAYPHRVKLITSYDEPLAHLIYGGCDIFLMPSLFEPCGLSQMMALRYGAPVVARETGGLADTISDVARDPVQGTGFLFHEFEPRALAYALKRSFQTFRNLDKWRGLQRHGMKQDFSWRRSARVYEEMYRRALHNPRFAG encoded by the coding sequence ATGAACGGTCCCGCCCTGCGCATATTACATGTCGCGTCGGAGGTTGCGCCGTTCTCGAAGTCGGGAGGTCTGGCGGATGTGTGCGCATCGCTACCCGAGGCTTTGGCGCTGCACGGCCATGAGAACGTCGTAATCTCGCCGCATTACGGATCGCTGCGCGGCCTGGCGCCGCATCCAACCACACTGCGCGCAACGCTGGTGCTGAATCATCGCGCGTTTGAAATTGAATACGTTGAACAGCGCGACACGGTCCGGAATCTGCGGCTCGTCTTCGTGCGCTGCGATGAGATCTATTCGCGCAGCGGCTACTATTATGACCCGCTGACGAATCGGGACTACGATGACAACGATGTTCGATTCGCCGTGTTGGCCTGTGCTGCGCTGCATTGGTGCCGCCTGACCGATTGGCAGCCCCACATCGTCCATGGTCATGATTGGCAGACCGGGACCTTACCGCTCTTCATGCGGTCGCCACGCTTCGAGTCATATTTTGACAGCTCGCGTTTCGTGCTGACAATCCATAACATGGCCTTCCAAGGGCGCTTTCATCCGGGCTCGCGTGTCTGGGTGGATCACGCGGAGGATCGTGCCGGCCCCGGCGGCGCGGCTGAGTTTCTCGGCACGTTCTCATACCTGAAGCTCGCCATTGACCTAGCCGATGCAATTAACACCGTCAGTCCCACCTACGCGCATGAATTGCGGACGGTGGAGCATATGGGATTTGGCTTGGGCGCGCTCCTTCACAGTCGCCATATGCACTTCTCCGGCATTCTCAACGGAATTGACACTCATGTTTGGAATCCCGAGACGGATGAACTTCTGGCGGCGCGTTACACGAGCACAACACTGGCCCAGCGCAACCGAAATAAACGGGCGCTCTGTGAACGGTTCAGCCTTCCGTACGAGCAAACGATGCCGTTGGTAGGAATGGTCTCCCGCATATCCGATCAGAAAGGATTCGGTATCGTGCTTCCGGTGATCGGCGAGCTGATCAGCGGTCCGGCGCAGATCGTCATATTGGGCAACGGTGATCCGGAATTTGAACGTCAACTCCGTGCCGCGGAGTACGCCTATCCGCATCGCGTGAAATTGATCACGAGTTACGACGAGCCTTTGGCGCACTTAATTTACGGTGGCTGCGACATCTTCCTGATGCCGTCACTATTCGAACCGTGCGGTCTCAGCCAAATGATGGCGCTGCGCTATGGCGCTCCCGTCGTCGCCCGCGAAACGGGCGGACTGGCCGATACGATATCGGATGTGGCGCGCGATCCCGTGCAGGGTACCGGATTTCTCTTTCACGAATTTGAACCGCGGGCCCTTGCCTACGCATTGAAGCGGTCGTTCCAGACGTTCCGTAATTTGGACAAGTGGCGCGGACTGCAGCGGCACGGCATGAAGCAGGATTTCAGTTGGCGTCGCTCAGCCCGGGTGTACGAAGAGATGTACCGCCGCGCACTGCACAACCCGCGCTTCGCCGGATGA
- a CDS encoding BamA/TamA family outer membrane protein yields MRALCILLLLSSLVVPSAATDIPNLRVSGRATRAEVQGWIKAVPPADSARVAERIVDSLFARGCFGAAVHRAEDTLVVAAGNQYRISGLRVLGDSLLLSAVDYARFELRPGVPAEAWRVESAVEAMLTLCENRAHPFAQVDVDSLQIDETAESVVLHLKLLGGPRIALDFIEFEGNAISQSRLLRRESGLRPGEPYDARRVKLAQRKLAQLEYLRRVSAPRLVINDAGQSGLLFAVQESRLSRLDVVAGLSPEAEGEAQTVTGLADLQFLNLFGTGRRGKIYWQRPASGVQELSLAWREVWLAGTPLRADASFAQRVEDTLYVTRRYGARLAYPLGAGAEIFTGIAREELLADSGAEIQLDLVANHTVLLEGGLSVDTRDHLSNPRSGLRFETSAARGQRMTDHPPAGSTKTEFEQRRAALDFEVNHEPWLYWILHGSVHARLLLSDEPEIPVSDLHRIGGARTLRGYREEQFLGSEVSWATIEARYWLGPASRLALFTDGGVISREYRAGTSGDRRPTLYRTAYGVGLRLETGVGVWGVDYGIASGDSPLNGQLHVSLLSLF; encoded by the coding sequence ATGCGTGCGCTGTGCATCCTGCTTCTACTGAGCTCGCTTGTTGTACCAAGTGCGGCCACGGACATTCCCAATTTGCGAGTGTCCGGTCGCGCAACGCGAGCAGAAGTGCAAGGTTGGATCAAGGCCGTGCCGCCCGCCGATTCTGCACGCGTTGCTGAACGGATCGTGGATTCACTGTTTGCCCGCGGCTGCTTTGGGGCAGCCGTCCATCGCGCCGAAGATACGCTCGTCGTGGCGGCCGGAAATCAATATCGCATCTCCGGTCTGCGCGTGCTTGGAGATTCACTGCTCCTGTCGGCCGTGGACTATGCGCGGTTCGAACTGCGCCCCGGCGTTCCTGCGGAAGCCTGGCGAGTCGAGTCCGCCGTGGAGGCGATGCTGACCCTTTGCGAGAATCGTGCACATCCGTTTGCACAGGTAGACGTGGACTCCCTGCAAATTGACGAAACCGCGGAAAGCGTCGTTTTGCATCTCAAGCTGCTCGGCGGTCCGCGCATCGCTCTCGATTTCATCGAGTTTGAAGGCAACGCGATTTCGCAGTCGCGCCTGCTGCGACGCGAGTCCGGTCTGCGGCCGGGTGAACCATACGACGCACGGCGCGTCAAACTGGCGCAGCGCAAGCTGGCGCAATTGGAATATCTGCGCCGGGTGAGTGCGCCGCGGTTGGTCATCAACGACGCCGGACAAAGCGGCCTGCTGTTCGCCGTCCAAGAAAGCCGGCTGTCGCGTCTGGATGTTGTAGCGGGACTCTCCCCTGAAGCAGAAGGCGAAGCCCAGACGGTTACCGGGCTCGCGGACTTGCAATTTCTCAATTTGTTTGGTACAGGCCGCCGGGGTAAGATCTACTGGCAGCGGCCTGCGAGCGGAGTGCAGGAACTCTCCCTGGCATGGCGGGAAGTGTGGTTGGCTGGTACACCGTTGCGCGCCGACGCGTCATTTGCGCAGCGGGTGGAAGACACACTCTACGTGACTCGCCGCTACGGTGCGCGACTCGCCTATCCACTCGGCGCGGGCGCGGAGATCTTCACAGGCATTGCCCGCGAGGAGTTGCTGGCCGATTCCGGCGCGGAGATTCAGTTGGACTTAGTGGCCAATCATACGGTGTTGCTGGAGGGCGGTTTAAGCGTGGACACGCGCGACCACCTCAGTAATCCGCGGAGCGGCCTGCGGTTCGAGACATCTGCAGCTCGCGGTCAGCGCATGACGGATCATCCACCGGCGGGCAGTACGAAAACGGAGTTTGAGCAGCGGCGCGCAGCTCTTGATTTTGAGGTCAATCACGAGCCGTGGCTCTATTGGATTCTGCATGGTTCCGTCCACGCGCGGCTATTGCTTTCAGATGAACCCGAGATTCCCGTGTCCGACTTGCACCGCATCGGCGGCGCGCGCACGTTGCGCGGCTATCGGGAAGAGCAGTTTCTGGGATCTGAGGTCAGTTGGGCCACGATAGAAGCTCGTTATTGGTTAGGACCGGCTTCCCGTCTCGCGCTGTTCACGGACGGCGGCGTGATTTCACGCGAATACCGCGCAGGGACAAGCGGAGATCGCCGGCCGACGCTCTACCGGACGGCCTATGGAGTAGGATTGCGTTTGGAGACGGGAGTGGGAGTATGGGGTGTTGATTACGGCATTGCGTCTGGCGATTCGCCGTTGAATGGCCAGTTGCACGTGTCGCTTTTGAGTCTATTTTAG
- a CDS encoding Rne/Rng family ribonuclease: protein MLKKELIINSTTAETRIALVEDGSLVNLFVEFPDAERNVGDIYKGVVRKVLPGMQASFVHIGWPIDGFIHFSDLFQSAVDMAEGADMEEVTQPEKREGRKRAWKPRAELKAGQEILVQVIKEPLGTKGPRLTSQISLPGRFLVLVPGDNLVGVSKRIPDFKERKRLKSILKQIRPEGFGLICRTIGEGKTDAEVRHDLNTLVRLWRMIESRIETAPAPSRVHKEAPLTSSIIRDLFGPDVDRVVIDDKRLYREIRAYVRAVARPLLDRIQYHEGPGPVFDLFNIEQEIEKGLSRRVWFGGGSYLIIEQTEAVVTIDVNSGRFVGKEEQEENNLRVNLKACREIARQIRLRDLGGIIIIDFIDMYGESNRKKVFDAMHQALSSDRAKWDIAPISQFGILEMTRQRTKSSLVHAFNEPCPTCNGSGLIESKETVVTRLQSWVRRFRAQTGEMGLTIKAHPVIVEYITQGMRSHLRRIMWDSLLYIKLEPDTTLKIDEFKGYSWKQKRDVTDQFEARFVEKTGT from the coding sequence ATGTTGAAGAAAGAACTTATCATCAATTCGACGACCGCGGAGACGCGCATAGCGTTGGTCGAAGATGGATCGTTGGTCAATCTGTTTGTGGAATTCCCCGACGCTGAGCGCAACGTCGGTGACATCTACAAAGGGGTGGTACGCAAGGTGCTGCCCGGTATGCAGGCATCATTCGTGCATATCGGTTGGCCAATTGACGGTTTCATCCATTTTTCCGATTTGTTTCAGAGCGCGGTGGACATGGCCGAAGGCGCGGACATGGAAGAGGTCACTCAGCCGGAAAAGCGCGAAGGCCGCAAGCGTGCATGGAAGCCGCGTGCCGAGCTCAAGGCCGGTCAAGAGATTTTGGTGCAGGTGATCAAGGAACCGCTGGGCACCAAGGGGCCGCGCCTCACCTCGCAGATTTCCTTGCCGGGCCGTTTCCTCGTGCTTGTGCCCGGTGACAATCTGGTCGGCGTGTCCAAACGCATTCCCGATTTCAAAGAGCGCAAGCGCTTGAAGAGCATTCTCAAGCAGATTCGCCCCGAAGGATTTGGCCTGATCTGTCGCACGATTGGCGAAGGCAAGACCGACGCCGAAGTGCGGCATGATTTGAATACGCTTGTGCGTCTGTGGCGAATGATCGAAAGCCGGATTGAGACGGCGCCGGCTCCCAGCCGTGTCCACAAGGAAGCGCCGCTCACGTCGAGCATCATCCGTGATCTATTCGGTCCGGACGTGGATCGCGTCGTCATTGACGACAAGCGGCTCTATCGCGAAATCCGCGCTTACGTGCGTGCCGTTGCCCGGCCCCTGCTGGATCGTATTCAGTATCATGAGGGCCCGGGCCCCGTTTTCGACTTGTTCAATATCGAGCAGGAGATCGAGAAGGGATTGTCGCGGCGCGTGTGGTTTGGCGGCGGCAGCTATCTAATCATCGAGCAGACTGAGGCCGTCGTCACGATTGACGTCAATTCAGGACGCTTCGTTGGCAAGGAGGAGCAGGAAGAGAACAATCTGCGGGTGAATCTCAAGGCCTGCCGGGAAATTGCCCGACAGATTCGGCTCCGCGACCTCGGCGGCATCATCATCATTGACTTCATTGATATGTATGGCGAGTCGAATCGTAAAAAGGTGTTTGACGCGATGCATCAAGCCTTGTCGTCCGATCGCGCCAAGTGGGACATTGCCCCGATCAGCCAGTTCGGAATCTTGGAGATGACCCGCCAGCGGACCAAGTCATCCCTGGTTCACGCGTTCAATGAACCCTGCCCGACCTGTAACGGCTCGGGGCTGATTGAGTCGAAGGAGACGGTCGTCACGCGGTTGCAGTCGTGGGTTCGGCGCTTCCGGGCTCAGACCGGAGAGATGGGTCTCACTATCAAAGCCCATCCGGTCATTGTCGAATATATCACACAGGGCATGCGTTCACACCTCCGCCGAATTATGTGGGACTCACTGCTGTACATCAAGCTGGAACCGGACACGACTCTAAAGATAGATGAATTCAAGGGTTACAGTTGGAAGCAAAAGCGCGATGTCACAGATCAGTTTGAGGCCCGATTTGTTGAGAAAACTGGGACTTGA
- the rplU gene encoding 50S ribosomal protein L21, whose translation MYAICNLKGHQVKVRPDETVKVQYRADVQPGDMIVLDDILLLHDGKQLKVGKPNVAAKVHAKVVEHGRDPKVIVFRKKKRTEYRKHKGHKQWFTMLHIEKIEAN comes from the coding sequence ATGTACGCAATTTGTAACCTCAAAGGTCACCAGGTCAAGGTCCGCCCGGACGAGACCGTCAAGGTGCAGTACCGCGCAGATGTGCAGCCGGGGGACATGATTGTCCTCGACGACATTCTGTTGCTGCATGATGGCAAGCAGCTCAAGGTGGGCAAACCGAACGTGGCGGCCAAAGTGCACGCCAAGGTCGTTGAGCACGGCCGCGATCCGAAAGTGATCGTGTTCCGCAAGAAGAAGCGCACCGAATATCGCAAGCATAAGGGCCACAAGCAGTGGTTCACGATGCTGCATATCGAGAAGATCGAAGCGAACTAA
- the rpmA gene encoding 50S ribosomal protein L27, producing the protein MAHKKGQGSTRNGRDSQPKMLGVKRFAGQFVRAGEIIVRQRGTRIHPGEHVGMGRDHTLFAKADGTVQFADGGRSNRKFVRIVLESA; encoded by the coding sequence ATGGCTCATAAAAAAGGACAAGGTTCAACCCGCAATGGTCGCGACAGCCAGCCCAAGATGTTGGGTGTGAAGCGCTTCGCGGGCCAGTTTGTGCGCGCCGGCGAGATTATCGTGCGTCAGCGCGGCACCCGCATTCATCCCGGTGAACACGTCGGCATGGGCCGCGATCACACGTTGTTCGCGAAGGCGGACGGCACGGTGCAATTCGCGGACGGCGGTCGTTCGAACCGCAAGTTTGTGCGCATCGTACTCGAGTCCGCGTAA
- the mdh gene encoding malate dehydrogenase: MKVTVIGGGNVGATCAYILSDKNICREVVLLDIVDGIPQGKALDMFEAAPVGGTSTRVTGTNNYADTANSDIIVMTAGKPRTPGMSRDDLLAANVEIMRSAIGDAAKASPNAIIIIVSNPLDAMCYTALKLTGFPHHRVFGMAGILDTARYRAFIAMELGVSVKDVAACVMGGHGDTMVPLPRLTTVGGVPFTELVSKERVDSIVQRTRDGGAEIVKYLKTGSAYYAPAAAAAEMVESIIIDQKRVLPCAVWLQGEYGCKDIYMGVPVVVGRKGVERILEMKLTAEERAMFDHSAEAVRSLLAAIKL, from the coding sequence ATGAAAGTAACCGTTATCGGCGGTGGCAACGTCGGCGCCACCTGTGCCTACATTCTGTCCGACAAGAATATTTGCCGCGAAGTCGTTCTGCTGGACATCGTTGACGGTATCCCGCAGGGCAAGGCGCTCGACATGTTCGAGGCCGCGCCGGTCGGGGGAACGAGCACGCGCGTGACTGGCACGAATAATTATGCGGATACGGCCAACTCGGACATCATCGTGATGACCGCCGGTAAGCCGCGTACGCCGGGCATGTCCCGCGACGATCTGCTGGCGGCTAATGTCGAGATCATGCGCTCGGCGATCGGCGACGCGGCCAAGGCTTCGCCGAATGCGATTATCATCATCGTGTCGAACCCGCTGGATGCGATGTGCTACACGGCGCTGAAGCTCACGGGATTTCCGCACCACCGCGTATTCGGTATGGCGGGTATTCTGGACACGGCTCGCTACCGCGCGTTTATCGCGATGGAACTGGGTGTGTCCGTGAAGGATGTCGCGGCTTGCGTGATGGGCGGACACGGCGACACGATGGTGCCGCTGCCACGCTTGACGACGGTCGGCGGCGTGCCGTTCACCGAACTTGTGTCGAAGGAGCGCGTGGACTCAATTGTTCAGCGTACGCGCGACGGCGGCGCCGAAATCGTTAAGTATCTGAAGACCGGTTCGGCCTACTACGCTCCAGCGGCTGCCGCGGCGGAGATGGTGGAGTCCATCATCATAGATCAGAAGCGCGTTCTGCCGTGCGCCGTGTGGCTGCAAGGCGAATACGGATGCAAGGATATCTACATGGGCGTGCCCGTGGTCGTTGGCCGGAAGGGCGTCGAGCGCATTCTTGAAATGAAACTGACGGCCGAAGAGCGCGCGATGTTCGATCATTCCGCCGAAGCAGTGCGTTCGCTGCTGGCGGCAATTAAGCTGTAA
- the elbB gene encoding isoprenoid biosynthesis glyoxalase ElbB produces the protein MPTIGVVLSGCGYLDGAEIYEATLTLLALDRRGITYQCLAPDVLQMHVVNHKTGEATGETRNVLTEAARIARGKIEPLAESWLERLDAVIFPGGFGAAKNYCDFAVKGEGCSIHPLVESFMRKAAQAKLPIGVICIAPVVLARALKGTDVHPQLTVGAPSGASQAVDNFGSQHIPCEVTNCVVDHERRIVSTPAFMYQARISEVAQGIDKLVEQIAAMVTIERTVAVG, from the coding sequence ATGCCTACTATTGGTGTGGTACTCTCCGGCTGCGGCTACTTAGATGGCGCGGAGATCTACGAAGCGACGTTGACATTGCTTGCGCTCGACCGGCGCGGGATTACCTATCAGTGTTTGGCTCCGGACGTGCTGCAGATGCACGTCGTCAACCACAAGACCGGCGAGGCCACCGGCGAGACGCGCAACGTATTGACCGAAGCGGCTCGCATCGCCCGGGGAAAGATCGAACCGCTGGCTGAATCGTGGTTGGAGCGACTCGACGCGGTGATATTTCCGGGTGGATTTGGTGCGGCCAAGAACTACTGTGACTTCGCCGTCAAAGGTGAAGGTTGTTCAATCCATCCGCTGGTCGAGTCGTTTATGCGCAAAGCCGCGCAGGCGAAGCTGCCAATAGGCGTGATTTGCATCGCGCCGGTTGTTCTGGCGCGGGCGCTGAAGGGCACCGATGTTCATCCACAATTGACCGTCGGCGCTCCATCAGGAGCATCGCAAGCTGTGGATAACTTCGGAAGTCAACACATTCCGTGCGAGGTGACGAATTGCGTGGTGGATCATGAACGACGCATCGTGTCCACTCCGGCGTTTATGTATCAAGCTCGCATCAGTGAAGTTGCTCAAGGTATTGACAAGCTGGTGGAGCAAATTGCCGCAATGGTGACGATTGAGCGCACCGTTGCCGTGGGTTAA